The genomic DNA ACGGCATCGAAGACGTGGTGCGCGCGCTGAAGGCGCGCGGTCATCGGCTGGCGGTGGTGACGGCGAAGAACGAGCCGCATGCGCGGCGCATCGTCGAGCACCTGCCGTTCGGGGACTGCTTTGAGGATGTGATCGGTGCCACGGCGGATGGGTCACGCAGCAGCAAACCGCAACTGGTGGCTGAGGCGCTGTCGCGGCTGTCAGTGCAGCCGGCGCAGTGCTGGATGATCGGTGACCGCCGCATGGACATCGAAGGGGCGCGCCATCACGGACTGCGCAGCATCGGCGTGCTGTGGGGGTTTGGTGGTGCCGATGAGCTGCAGGCCGCCGGCGCAGGCACGCTGGCAGAAGCGCCCACGGCGCTGTTGACCCTGCTCCCGTAGCGCCGAGCCTCGCTCGGCGGAATGTATCCGCCATCGCGGTGCCGGACGCAGGCCGCGCTGCGCGCTCGCCGACCACGGGTCGGCGCTACCGGGTGACCGGCGTCCACGCGTCCGTCAGGCGTGTAGCGCCGAGCCACGCTCGGCGGAATGTATCCGGCATCGGGATACCGGACGCAGGCCGCGCTGCGCGCTCGCCGACCATGGGTCGGCGCTACCGGGTGGCCGGCGTCCACGCGTCCGTCAGGCGTGTAGCGCCGAGCCACGCTCGGCGGAATGTATCCGGCATCGGGATACCGGACGCAGGCCGCGCTGCGCGCTCGCCGACCACGGGTCGGCGCTACCGGGTGACCGGCAGTCCTGTAGCGCCGAGCCACGCTCGGCGGAATGCGTCTGGCATCGCGATACCGGACGCAGGCCGCGCTGCGCGCTCGCCGACCATGGGTCGGCGGCGCCCAGGCAGCGCCCACATGCGCTGCGGACAAACCTGCTTTCACAATGCTGACCCGTATTGTCTTGCAGACATCGGGCAGACCGAGGCGCTGCAACGATGTAACCGCATACATGACGTGTGAAGGATGTGCTAATTTCTCTGCTTTAACGGGAGCCCATCCACCATGTTCGAGCGTCAGCGTCGCACCAAGATCCTAGCCACCCTCGGCCCAGCCACTGATCCGCCGGGCATCCTCGAGGAGCTTTTCCGCGCTGGCGTCAACGTGGTTCGCTTGAACTTCAGCCATGGTGATCCGTCCGGTCAGGCCAAGCGTGCCGCCGAAGTGCGCGCCGCCGCTGCCCGCGTGGGCGTGGAAGTGGGCATCCTGGCCGACCTGCCGGGCCCGAAGATCCGTATCGAGCGCTTCGCCGAAGGCAAGATCCATCTCAAGGCCGGCGACCGCTTCGACCTGGTGGCGGCGACCAACGTACCGGCCGGTGACACCACGCAGGTCGGCGTGAGCTACCTCGGCCTGCCGCAGGACGT from Stenotrophomonas sp. 169 includes the following:
- a CDS encoding HAD-IA family hydrolase, which codes for MLFFDLDGTLIDSQVGITRCITHAFEQMQHPAPPAESLRSWIGPSLRTSFGPVFNDAAKVEQAVALYCERFETHGWNEHAVFDGIEDVVRALKARGHRLAVVTAKNEPHARRIVEHLPFGDCFEDVIGATADGSRSSKPQLVAEALSRLSVQPAQCWMIGDRRMDIEGARHHGLRSIGVLWGFGGADELQAAGAGTLAEAPTALLTLLP